A stretch of the Clostridium fungisolvens genome encodes the following:
- the fliJ gene encoding flagellar export protein FliJ, whose amino-acid sequence MANGFKFSLQKVLDIRVEKEEESKRLFQNTQREKIIIEQNIKEMNESFEQYKSIKSGESAAYQKIKRNYLNALSVGIQNKEKELAKKDKELNYRREDLKQKQIDKKTVEILKEKRYEAFIKEIDRQEQITNDEFALYAHLRNIERR is encoded by the coding sequence ATGGCAAATGGATTTAAGTTTAGTCTTCAAAAGGTTCTAGATATTAGAGTAGAAAAAGAGGAAGAAAGTAAAAGGCTTTTTCAAAATACTCAAAGAGAAAAGATAATAATTGAACAAAATATTAAAGAGATGAATGAAAGTTTTGAACAATATAAAAGCATAAAAAGTGGCGAATCAGCAGCTTATCAGAAGATAAAGAGAAATTATCTAAATGCTTTAAGTGTAGGAATACAAAATAAAGAAAAAGAACTTGCGAAAAAAGACAAAGAATTGAACTACAGGAGAGAAGACCTTAAGCAGAAACAGATAGACAAGAAGACTGTTGAAATACTTAAGGAGAAAAGATATGAAGCTTTCATCAAAGAGATTGACAGACAAGAGCAGATTACAAATGATGAATTTGCTTTATACGCTCACCTTAGGAACATTGAAAGGAGGTGA
- the fliI gene encoding flagellar protein export ATPase FliI, translating to MISIDFEAIINDLDEVNFNHYEGRVKKVIGLTIEVEGIRAFVGELCTIYNERNKPIKCEVVGFRDDSVILMPLGDLIGISPGCKVVPEGRPLSVRCSDELLGKMLDGLGMPFDGKEITSGEYYQLDNSPPDPMKRRRIKDVLPTGVRAIDGFLTCGDGQRIGIFAGSGVGKSTTLGMIAREAEADVNVIALVGERGREVLDFIEKDLGPEGMKRSVVICATSDQPALVRLKGALTATAIAEYFRDKGKKVILMMDSVTRFAMAQREVGLAIGEPPATKGYTPSVFAMLPKLMERAGTSDKGSITAFYTVLVDGDDFNEPIADAVRGILDGHIVLSRALAHKNHYPAIDVLNSVSRLMPTIAEDIHKEVSSFARDLLATYKESEDLINIGAYVRGSNRKVDMAIDYHDFIINFLKQGIDEKSTYEESKNRLISMFKG from the coding sequence ATGATCTCGATTGATTTTGAAGCAATAATCAATGATTTAGATGAAGTAAACTTCAATCATTATGAAGGTAGAGTCAAGAAGGTAATAGGTCTTACTATTGAAGTAGAGGGAATTAGGGCTTTTGTAGGAGAACTTTGTACCATATATAATGAAAGAAATAAACCAATAAAATGTGAAGTTGTAGGTTTTAGAGATGATTCAGTAATATTAATGCCCTTAGGTGATCTTATTGGTATTTCACCAGGGTGCAAGGTAGTACCTGAAGGCAGACCTTTAAGTGTTAGATGCAGTGACGAGCTTCTTGGTAAAATGTTAGACGGACTGGGAATGCCTTTTGATGGTAAAGAAATAACTAGTGGAGAATACTATCAGCTTGATAATTCACCTCCTGATCCTATGAAAAGAAGAAGAATTAAGGATGTACTACCAACTGGAGTCAGAGCAATTGATGGATTTCTAACTTGTGGTGATGGACAAAGAATTGGGATATTTGCAGGTAGTGGAGTTGGTAAAAGTACAACTTTAGGAATGATTGCTAGAGAAGCTGAAGCAGACGTAAATGTAATTGCATTGGTAGGGGAAAGAGGAAGAGAAGTTCTTGACTTTATTGAAAAGGATCTTGGCCCTGAAGGTATGAAAAGATCAGTAGTAATATGTGCTACATCAGATCAGCCAGCTCTTGTAAGATTAAAAGGAGCCTTAACAGCAACTGCAATAGCTGAGTATTTTAGAGATAAAGGAAAAAAAGTTATTCTTATGATGGACTCGGTAACTAGATTTGCAATGGCACAAAGAGAAGTTGGTCTAGCGATTGGAGAGCCACCAGCCACAAAAGGATATACACCCTCTGTTTTCGCAATGTTACCCAAATTAATGGAACGTGCAGGTACTTCAGATAAAGGGTCAATAACAGCATTCTATACTGTACTTGTTGATGGTGATGATTTTAATGAACCTATTGCCGATGCTGTGAGAGGTATACTTGATGGACATATAGTGCTTTCCAGAGCTTTAGCCCATAAAAATCACTATCCTGCTATAGACGTACTAAACTCTGTATCAAGACTTATGCCTACTATAGCTGAAGATATTCACAAGGAAGTAAGTTCTTTTGCGAGAGATCTTTTAGCTACATATAAAGAATCCGAGGATTTGATAAATATAGGAGCTTACGTAAGAGGCAGCAACAGAAAAGTGGATATGGCAATTGATTATCATGACTTCATAATAAACTTTTTAAAACAAGGAATAGATGAAAAATCTACGTACGAAGAAAGTAAAAATAGACTTATTTCAATGTTTAAAGGATAG
- a CDS encoding FliH/SctL family protein: MQSSFSVIKSNIVTSGNSKKINTDYEQKSLMDEMLLNDPEEAARMVESYKNIGDNIIKNAQRQKDAMLEAAYVQAQELEREAYEKGYKQGTENGYEDGYKEAYEKNIELAKNEANSIISNANNLLLSAKQEYEAYLEDKKEQIIRLSVEMTEKILKEKLGTEHGLDSIVEDVIAESKGTKTFVIKCNSIHIESVKAQLELWKSRFVIQGEIFVIEDSSLNPGNAVIEKENGTVKVGIDISMEKLREALL; encoded by the coding sequence ATGCAATCATCCTTTAGTGTTATTAAAAGTAATATTGTAACTTCAGGAAATAGTAAAAAGATAAATACAGATTACGAACAAAAAAGCCTTATGGATGAGATGCTTTTAAACGATCCTGAAGAAGCTGCAAGAATGGTTGAGAGTTACAAAAATATTGGTGACAATATAATAAAAAATGCTCAAAGACAAAAAGATGCAATGCTGGAAGCTGCATATGTACAAGCTCAAGAATTAGAGCGAGAAGCCTATGAAAAAGGTTATAAACAAGGTACTGAAAATGGCTATGAAGATGGATATAAAGAAGCTTATGAAAAAAATATAGAATTAGCTAAAAATGAAGCTAATTCTATCATAAGCAATGCTAACAATTTGCTGCTTTCTGCAAAGCAAGAATATGAAGCATATCTAGAAGACAAAAAGGAACAGATCATAAGACTATCAGTGGAAATGACCGAAAAGATATTAAAAGAGAAATTGGGAACAGAGCATGGTCTGGACTCTATAGTTGAGGATGTTATAGCTGAATCCAAAGGCACAAAAACTTTCGTTATTAAATGTAATTCTATACATATCGAATCTGTTAAGGCACAACTTGAACTATGGAAGAGTAGATTTGTTATACAGGGGGAGATTTTTGTTATAGAAGATTCTTCACTTAATCCAGGTAATGCAGTGATAGAGAAAGAAAATGGGACTGTAAAAGTAGGTATTGATATATCAATGGAAAAGTTAAGAGAGGCTCTTCTATAG
- the fliG gene encoding flagellar motor switch protein FliG, whose protein sequence is MPREGTKLTGMQKAAILFITLGPEASAGIIKKLPESEIQKITYEIANITSVSAEQREEILNEFLEMNKARDYIVEGGMDYARVLLSKALGQQRASEILEKVTEVTQQYRPFSIARKADAHQLLNVISNEHPQTIALILCYLQAEKAAQVIAELPEELQSDVAFRIASMNNTSPMVIKEIEKVLESKLSSIVRTEVTSLGGVDTLVDILNQVDRTTEKNITESLEREDADLAEKIKSSMFVFEDIITLDDVSIQRILRETDAKELALALKGCSEEVANAIFKNQSKRAAASLKEDMEFLGPVRLMDVEKAQQKIVSIIRRLDEAGEIILARGGEDAIIL, encoded by the coding sequence ATGCCAAGAGAAGGTACTAAATTAACTGGAATGCAAAAAGCAGCTATACTTTTTATCACTCTTGGTCCTGAAGCTTCTGCAGGAATCATTAAGAAGTTACCAGAGAGTGAGATACAAAAGATTACGTATGAGATAGCTAATATCACTTCAGTTAGTGCAGAGCAAAGAGAAGAAATATTAAATGAATTTCTTGAAATGAATAAAGCAAGAGATTATATAGTTGAGGGTGGAATGGATTATGCAAGAGTCTTGTTATCAAAGGCTCTTGGACAGCAAAGAGCATCCGAAATTTTGGAGAAAGTAACAGAAGTAACTCAGCAGTATAGACCGTTTTCTATTGCTAGAAAAGCTGATGCACATCAATTACTTAATGTTATTTCCAATGAACATCCTCAAACTATTGCCTTGATTTTATGCTATCTTCAAGCAGAAAAAGCAGCTCAAGTTATAGCAGAATTACCTGAGGAACTTCAAAGTGATGTTGCATTTAGAATTGCAAGCATGAACAACACCTCACCGATGGTAATAAAAGAAATTGAGAAGGTTTTAGAAAGTAAATTATCATCTATAGTTAGAACAGAAGTAACTAGCTTAGGTGGAGTTGATACTTTAGTTGATATATTAAATCAGGTTGACAGAACAACTGAAAAGAATATAACTGAAAGCTTAGAAAGAGAAGATGCAGATCTTGCTGAAAAGATTAAGAGTAGCATGTTTGTATTTGAAGATATCATCACTCTTGATGATGTATCAATTCAAAGAATACTTAGAGAAACAGATGCTAAGGAGTTGGCACTGGCACTTAAGGGATGTTCTGAAGAAGTGGCAAATGCTATATTTAAAAATCAATCTAAGAGAGCAGCTGCTTCATTAAAAGAAGATATGGAATTCTTAGGACCAGTAAGACTTATGGATGTTGAAAAAGCACAACAAAAGATTGTTTCTATAATTAGAAGATTAGATGAAGCTGGAGAAATAATTCTAGCAAGAGGTGGAGAAGATGCAATCATCCTTTAG
- the fliF gene encoding flagellar basal-body MS-ring/collar protein FliF codes for MNKLLESLKGFMEKIKAMSKGKKIALGISILAVVFAIITYTIISGNNKYGILFSNLAADDAQVVTTKLKADKVDMKISGSSILVPKTQIDELRLELAPQLTDGSKGYELMDSGSSFGMTDEEFKLKKLRMQQGELEKTVKSFSEIESARVHITPAEDSVFVKDKTPGKASVYLKLKTGAKLSNDQVKAMVSLVSGATENIPKENIEVVDDKMNLLSKGLYDTNGDEVSSSSIEQRQGLQADYEKNLEKNIVELLEPVIGKDKVKAKVSATLDLDSKQKTVITYDPNKVVNKEQTTKQTGTDSSGTTSQSPVDNNSSNTIAATTGGQNISSNESQNVEYSVGSTEEKTISAPGEVKRVTASVIVDGKMDSTTQDAIKSIVSSAIGFDQNRGDSINVLGMSFDPTDKAAIQKEIDQMNADAANEKKMALYKTLGVAGAAALVLIVGIILVIRRFRKPAEEERQHILDVVVNDRIDPKDIERFEPINFDVNNEKTHMENEIKKYATDKPEQVAEIIKSWLAENERG; via the coding sequence ATGAATAAGCTATTAGAGAGCCTTAAAGGTTTTATGGAAAAAATTAAAGCTATGAGTAAAGGTAAAAAAATAGCTTTAGGCATCTCCATTTTAGCTGTGGTGTTCGCAATCATAACATATACTATTATATCCGGTAATAATAAGTACGGAATCCTGTTTTCTAATTTGGCTGCAGATGATGCTCAGGTTGTTACGACAAAGCTAAAGGCAGACAAAGTTGATATGAAGATATCAGGAAGTAGTATTCTTGTGCCTAAAACTCAAATTGATGAGTTGAGACTGGAACTTGCGCCACAGTTAACAGATGGAAGTAAGGGATATGAACTAATGGATAGTGGTAGCTCCTTCGGTATGACTGATGAGGAGTTTAAATTAAAGAAACTAAGAATGCAGCAAGGAGAGCTAGAAAAGACAGTCAAGAGCTTTAGTGAAATTGAAAGTGCAAGAGTACATATAACCCCTGCTGAAGATTCTGTTTTTGTAAAGGATAAGACACCAGGTAAGGCGTCTGTATATTTAAAACTTAAAACTGGAGCTAAATTATCAAATGATCAAGTTAAAGCTATGGTCTCTTTAGTGTCAGGTGCTACTGAAAACATACCTAAAGAAAACATAGAAGTTGTAGATGATAAAATGAACCTTTTATCAAAAGGATTATACGATACAAATGGTGATGAAGTATCATCATCAAGCATTGAACAGAGACAAGGATTACAAGCAGATTATGAAAAGAATCTAGAGAAGAATATAGTAGAACTTTTAGAACCTGTAATAGGTAAGGATAAGGTTAAAGCTAAAGTAAGTGCTACTTTAGATTTAGATTCAAAACAGAAGACTGTTATAACATATGACCCAAATAAAGTTGTAAACAAAGAACAAACAACTAAGCAAACAGGAACTGATAGTAGTGGAACTACTTCACAAAGTCCAGTTGATAACAATTCTTCTAATACTATAGCTGCAACTACTGGGGGACAAAATATTAGTTCAAATGAATCTCAAAATGTTGAGTATTCAGTTGGAAGTACTGAAGAAAAAACAATAAGTGCTCCAGGAGAAGTAAAGAGAGTAACAGCGTCTGTAATAGTTGATGGAAAGATGGATTCGACAACACAAGACGCAATAAAAAGTATAGTTTCTAGTGCTATTGGATTTGATCAAAATAGAGGAGATTCAATAAATGTCCTTGGAATGAGCTTTGATCCAACCGATAAGGCAGCAATTCAGAAAGAGATAGATCAAATGAATGCTGATGCAGCTAATGAAAAGAAGATGGCCCTTTATAAGACTTTAGGGGTAGCTGGAGCAGCAGCTTTAGTATTAATAGTTGGTATTATATTAGTAATTAGAAGGTTTAGAAAACCAGCTGAGGAAGAAAGACAACATATACTAGATGTAGTTGTGAATGATAGAATAGATCCAAAGGATATAGAGAGATTTGAGCCAATTAACTTTGATGTTAATAATGAAAAGACTCATATGGAAAACGAAATCAAAAAATATGCTACTGATAAGCCAGAACAAGTAGCAGAGATAATTAAGTCGTGGTTAGCAGAGAATGAGAGGGGATAG
- the fliE gene encoding flagellar hook-basal body complex protein FliE, whose amino-acid sequence MRINSFVPDTKVFEKDITQNTQDNTANGGVSFLDTLKEKLNEVNDQQIQANDLTDKLVKGDNVDVHQVMLSTEEAKMSLELAVQVRNKLLDAYQEINRMQL is encoded by the coding sequence ATGAGAATAAATAGTTTTGTACCAGATACAAAGGTCTTTGAAAAAGATATAACACAAAATACTCAAGACAATACTGCAAATGGTGGAGTAAGTTTTCTGGATACATTAAAAGAGAAGTTAAATGAGGTAAATGATCAACAGATACAAGCAAATGATCTAACTGATAAATTAGTAAAAGGCGACAATGTAGATGTACATCAAGTAATGTTATCTACTGAAGAAGCTAAAATGAGTTTAGAATTAGCAGTGCAAGTTAGAAATAAGTTATTAGATGCTTATCAAGAAATAAATAGAATGCAGTTGTAA
- the flgC gene encoding flagellar basal body rod protein FlgC, with the protein MGSLFSALRISASGLSAERLRLDTISSNIANANTTRGENGKPYVRKVAVFQENLNGALGMNGVKAVGIEEDKSPLKKEYDPTNPEADKDGYVTMPNVNILNEMADMIAASRSYEANVDTLNAGKSMFMKALEIGK; encoded by the coding sequence ATGGGAAGTTTGTTCAGTGCTCTAAGAATTAGTGCAAGTGGTTTGTCAGCAGAAAGATTAAGATTAGATACGATATCTTCTAATATAGCTAATGCAAATACTACAAGAGGTGAAAATGGTAAGCCTTATGTTCGAAAAGTAGCCGTATTTCAGGAAAACTTAAATGGTGCATTAGGTATGAACGGGGTAAAGGCTGTTGGTATAGAAGAGGACAAGTCACCTCTAAAAAAGGAATATGATCCTACTAATCCTGAAGCAGATAAAGATGGATATGTTACTATGCCAAACGTAAATATATTAAATGAAATGGCCGATATGATTGCAGCGTCAAGATCATATGAAGCTAATGTTGATACTTTAAACGCAGGAAAAAGTATGTTTATGAAAGCTTTAGAAATAGGTAAATAA